The following proteins are encoded in a genomic region of Clarias gariepinus isolate MV-2021 ecotype Netherlands chromosome 12, CGAR_prim_01v2, whole genome shotgun sequence:
- the tigarb gene encoding fructose-2,6-bisphosphatase TIGAR B isoform X1 yields the protein MLTFGLTLVRHGETQYNKDKLLQGQGIDTSLSEMGLQQAEAAGQYLQDLRFTNVFVSNLQRAIQTAEIILRNNLHSAGIEMVLDPLLRERGFGVAEGRPKEDMKNMANAAGQACRDFTPPGGETLDEVKTRFRKFLKSMFQRMLIDHCSSARPSTSPEFPELPLPTIAGLANDGVENLRTHALVVSHGAFIRVAVRHLVDGLNCSLPEGLKMSQVYSACPNTGICRFVITLQVEENIPRPVAIHCIFINRKDHLASLKGSSSKDGLSSH from the exons atgcttacctttggcCTGACACTCGTTCGACA tggTGAAACTCAGTACAACAAAGACAAACTGCTGCAAG GTCAAGGAATTGATACTTCCTTGTCAGAAATGGGATTACAGCAGGCAGAGGCTGCAGGCCAGTACCTGCAAGACCTTCGCTTCACCAACGTTTTTGTCAGCAATCTGCAGAGAGccattcag ACTGCCGAGATCATCTTAAGAAACAACTTGCACTCTGCTGGCATTGAGATGGTCTTGGATCCTTTGCTCAGAGAGCGG GGATTCGGTGTGGCTGAGGGCCGTCCCAAAGAAGACATGAAGAACATGGCGAACGCAGCGGGCCAGGCCTGCAGGGACTTCACACCACCAGGTGGAGAAACTCTCGATGAG GTAAAGACACGTTTTCGCAAATTCCTAAAATCCATGTTCCAGCGCATGCTAATCGACCACTGCTCCAGCGCACGTCCCAGTACTAGCCCAGAGTTCCCAGAGTTGCCACTGCCAACAATTGCAGGCCTCGCCAATGATGGGGTTGAGAACTTGCGCACCCACGCATTAGTGGTCAGCCACGGTGCCTTCATCCGCGTGGCAGTGCGTCACCTTGTGGACGGCCTGAACTGCAGCTTACCCGAGGGGCTGAAGATGAGCCAGGTGTATTCAGCCTGCCCCAACACAGGCATCTGCAGGTTTGTAATCACACTTCAAGTGGAAGAGAACATCCCAAGACCTGTTGCGATCCACTGCATCTTTATCAACAGGAAGGATCACCTCGCCAGCCTCAAAGGCTCGAGTTCGAAGGACGGACTTTCTTCTCACTAA
- the tigarb gene encoding fructose-2,6-bisphosphatase TIGAR B isoform X2: MGLQQAEAAGQYLQDLRFTNVFVSNLQRAIQTAEIILRNNLHSAGIEMVLDPLLRERGFGVAEGRPKEDMKNMANAAGQACRDFTPPGGETLDEVKTRFRKFLKSMFQRMLIDHCSSARPSTSPEFPELPLPTIAGLANDGVENLRTHALVVSHGAFIRVAVRHLVDGLNCSLPEGLKMSQVYSACPNTGICRFVITLQVEENIPRPVAIHCIFINRKDHLASLKGSSSKDGLSSH, encoded by the exons ATGGGATTACAGCAGGCAGAGGCTGCAGGCCAGTACCTGCAAGACCTTCGCTTCACCAACGTTTTTGTCAGCAATCTGCAGAGAGccattcag ACTGCCGAGATCATCTTAAGAAACAACTTGCACTCTGCTGGCATTGAGATGGTCTTGGATCCTTTGCTCAGAGAGCGG GGATTCGGTGTGGCTGAGGGCCGTCCCAAAGAAGACATGAAGAACATGGCGAACGCAGCGGGCCAGGCCTGCAGGGACTTCACACCACCAGGTGGAGAAACTCTCGATGAG GTAAAGACACGTTTTCGCAAATTCCTAAAATCCATGTTCCAGCGCATGCTAATCGACCACTGCTCCAGCGCACGTCCCAGTACTAGCCCAGAGTTCCCAGAGTTGCCACTGCCAACAATTGCAGGCCTCGCCAATGATGGGGTTGAGAACTTGCGCACCCACGCATTAGTGGTCAGCCACGGTGCCTTCATCCGCGTGGCAGTGCGTCACCTTGTGGACGGCCTGAACTGCAGCTTACCCGAGGGGCTGAAGATGAGCCAGGTGTATTCAGCCTGCCCCAACACAGGCATCTGCAGGTTTGTAATCACACTTCAAGTGGAAGAGAACATCCCAAGACCTGTTGCGATCCACTGCATCTTTATCAACAGGAAGGATCACCTCGCCAGCCTCAAAGGCTCGAGTTCGAAGGACGGACTTTCTTCTCACTAA